TGTAACGATTAGAAAGTCTGTCAATCTATTGGTGTATGCTTTAAAATTCTGTATTAACTATACACTGGTATCGGCAACATTATATACGTAGCAGCACAGCCTAGATAGCTTCCAACTGTTGCGAGATCTCGTCCAACTCTGACTTGGCAGCCAAGTGTTGTTCGGTCAATTCCTCGTACTTTCTTTCCCactcttccttttcttgttccaacGAGGCGAcctttctttccaattGTTCGGCCTTGATGTCGGTCtctctcaacttctcagtggtttccttcaagttcttgtcggcctcttccaactcttcttccaatacctggttcttcttggtgtaGTTGTCATTGGACGTCTTCAACGAGTGCGATTCATCAGCAGTATgcttgatttcttccaagtcggtttccaacttttcaaccTGCTCTTCCAAGACTTGGTTCTTTCTGGTCAACGACTGGATCTGGTGGTCCTTCTCGAGGTTTTCCTgttccaattccttgataCGGTCGGCCAATTCGTCCGACTTCTCTTGCCACTTTTCAGCGTCCgccttcaagttgttgattttctgAAACGTTAGTATTAATTACACAAATGACGGATCTTCACTGATTGCTGTAGACTGAGTTCCTGATCTATTGCTATTTCATTCGTGGTTATTGATCATTTTTCGTCCGAAATGTGAAACATCACATTGTCGTGTCATAGATCACTTCCTCATTCTACGCCATAGCCTATTAATATCTATATCCAGATCCAGACGCCACAGCGACTCCGGGGAAATGAGTCTGGCATCTTATCCACCCCATACATACTTCCTTAAGCTTGTCCATGGTGATTGATTACGTGTGAATGCGCTGGGTATATCCAATTGGAAAAAAAGCGAGATCCAATGTGTTGTTTAAAATGATTCGGCCTGTTTTTATTTCTGGTATTTTTGTGGGAAGGCTCGTGTTCTGTGTGCAGGCCGTTGGCGTTTGAGCTCCAGCGTGATAAATTCGGCAAGGGCGTATATTTGGTTTAGTGTTGGGAGTGTTGCGGCATGGGGTTTTCCGTTCTGGCGGGGTACAGGATCGGCTTCCTATTGGTTGGTTGGAGTATTGTCGCCACAGTACTGGTCAGGATTCTCTGACTCTGCTAGATCGGCTATGTTCTCTTTTCGTGTACCAGTTATCGGTTGCTAATTCAATTGGCTTCTCTGTCTGCAGGACTCACCAAAATAAGTCAATACGAGTTGACGAGTTCTGATAGACAATAATCACACGGAGGCCTCCTATATGCCAATAGGAGGAAGTCATGTGATTAGACTAATGGGAGCGGTCTGACTGGAATTGAGTGAAAGCAGAGAATTGGGTGAAAAAcagagaattggaagcAAATCTATTTGTCTGTCTAAGCAGCAAGATTGTTGAGAGTATTGGATCTGTAATTGTCGATTTTTTAGAAATGTGCTGCGTTTTCCAACATTTCTGGTTCTCTGACATATCCGTATTCTCTTATCTGTCTAGCACTTTCCTACGGCTGCAACATTTCAGTCCCATTTTACACGAAAGGTTTTAGTATGTAGGTGCAATTTGGTGAAATTTCACAGTCTGTGTGTAGAccgtttcttcttggttcAAATGCCATACAAAGAAGTTATACAAAGAAGGCTTCGTTGACTATCGATGCTCTACTCCATACATTTCTCAATCCTATTTGTTGAACTAGAATGAGGATGTAGAAGTGACTTTTGTTCAATTCGGTGCTCTTCGTGGAGTTTCACGCAAAAAAGCAGCCTATTGCCTAAATTTCTTGCCCTTGTCGCCATCCTGCAACTCGCTCCCCATTTGAAGGATATGATCATTTCGTCTGCATCTCCAGAAACACCTCCTTACTCTTCAGTTCCAACGCCGCCGTTATCATCAGATCAGAACTTTTGCCAGAGAATGTCCACCCGCCTAATTGGGTCAATTTTACGAGGCAATGCGGCTCATATGCAGGCAGCAGCAACCAAATGGTTTTCACAGCCAGCCATCTTCTGGCTTGATTCACATCTACCACCACTCGTCTGGAAATCGTAAGGGGCAGAGTAAAAAATAGATTTGCCAGGCACGCTACATTCTCTGTTGATGGGatcaaaaaagaagagcaagaaagtTTAAAAACTTGTCTTTTCCCGAgagctcttcttcagtcCACATTTTCCTCCTAATGTCATCCCAATAAAGCGAGTCCAATAGCTAGAAGTTCACCATTTAGACTTGAATACACTAGAATTACACAGTTTAAGCTGATCCCTATACTAACATCTAATCATTAAATCATTTTCAGTCATCGCCAATTATATCATATCTAAACATTAGTTCGTCATGGCTATGGTTCTTCTATCGGGTACCAACTCGTATGTCTCGTCAGAGAACTTCTCGAACCATTCCCAGACCAACTACTACCATTCCCACCCCATGCCTTCGTCTGGATCATTGTCCCGAAGATCTGGAACTTCCAGAGACTCTCTCCTTACACCTTTTGACAGACCCCCTGTTTCTCCTGAAGTAGAACACAATCCCTTTGGTATTGTATTCAACACTCCAATTGCTCCTAAACCGTTCATACAAAATCGAACCGAAGAATCCATTTTTGCATCTCGTCCAACGTTGGAAAGAGCCTCCTACaaccaaattgaagaagcaataATGCAAGGAAAGCATCCAGCCATAGGTTTCCATCCTACCAGACCTGTGAACCAAACGGTGACCGTCATTGACCAACTGTCTCTCAATCGTAATGGTTCCATAGTATCCAGATCAGCACTCAAACACAGAAGCAGTATCAGAAGCAGGAATAAGATGGTGAGAAAGAATGAATTGCCTCTAGGGTATGATTCAGACGATAACGGCAGAATTAAGATCAACCGTTCAAAATCAGTAAagttcaaaaagaaaaacaagTTCATGAACTATCTCTTCCCTGTAAAGAGAAGGACCTCGCTCAAGTATTCGCCTTTGAAGTACACTTCAAAACCACTATTCTCTGAAAgagaacaacttcaacaattcttgGGTAACTTTACCTCTTCCGATTTGACCAAGGATGTGATACCTTTACAAATGATGATGTTTAGTTACAAGAAACTATTAAAAGTATCACCAGAACTCAAAAGAGCTAGACAACTCTTTGAATTGGACGAACACGACAACTTCCAACATTTTAATGCATATACCAAGAAGATCTCAGACCCAGCCACAGAACGCTCTAAAGTAACCCACAGACATACATATAGCAATATCGACTTCAACGAGATTGTGTACCAAAAGTACAAGAACCATGTGTTTTCGAAAAAGTTGGCCACTGTACCTAAACTTGAGGAGGAGTTCCCTAATGACATACATCTATTAAATAAGTTTGAAATCGATCAGATCAATaagaagcttcttcttgaagtattaCTCAGAAGAACCTTAGCTGCCAAAATTGGCTACAGGTTGCAGAAGAGTGAATATGTATTCGCAactacatcttcttcttctacgaGTACCTCAAATACAGACactacttcaagatttccaTCGTCTCAAGGAGAAAATGAAGGTAAACCAAAGGGATCTCATGGTAAACAcaaaaaggaaaaagacAATAAAAAAGACAAGCTGAAGGACCAAGGCTCAGATGAAAGTAGTAGTAGCAGAGAATCGGTTGACACCGACGTCTTGATGAGACGGAATGCTTCATTGTATTCTGAGTTCCTTCCATCTCCTCAAATAAGCTATTCTTCTAATATATTTGGAGACTTCCAATTCCCTTCACAAGCAGAAGGATATGAGCCTGTTCAAGATAGCGAATATATTCCATCGAGTAGGTTGATGCCACTTCCATTGAAAGGCTCTCTGCCAATCGGATCTCCAGAGCTGTTGTATGTTaacgacttcaacaaggcCTACCgcaacaagtacaagacCCGGAACAAGGTTGATCCCGTAGAAAATTTGTTCAGCTCCAACTTTCAGTTGATGCCAATTAACAGATCCATTGTAACATTGTCATCTTCCGGAAGTGACAAATTAGTGACACCAAACCCGACTTTCAGagacaagaacaacagTTCTAGTAGTAAAGAGACATCGTCTTTGGCCAAAACCGATAATTCTCAACACGGAAAAAGGAAATACACGGACTCCACGGGCCATACGTCTTTCTTTCATAATAAGGAGACCTCTAGTGAAGACTCTTTGGACAAAAGTAGACAGAGCAAGCCTTCAACCAATTCGTCATTAATGGTACCTTCTCTGGTGCCCATAGTTGGATCTTCTACCCTTGCAACCAGTGTCGCACCAGCATCAATATTGCATTCTCCTCTTGGGCAACTATCATCACCACCATCCCTAGGCTACACTCAAATATCCCAGGCATATGGAGCATCGTATCCTCAGACTCCTGTCTCTATAAGCATCATAGAATCGTTAAACAAGAATGGACAAGTTACCAAACAGCTGACTACTTCGCAGATCGTCCTCCAGACTCTGCCCGAGCACGAAGTCAATTCATTGAAGGgttccatttccattgCTGGATCGAATGCTGCACTTTCTACTGTTTCCAATC
This Scheffersomyces stipitis CBS 6054 chromosome 3, complete sequence DNA region includes the following protein-coding sequences:
- a CDS encoding predicted protein, coding for MDKLKEKINNLKADAEKWQEKSDELADRIKELEQENLEKDHQIQSLTRKNQVLEEQVEKLETDLEEIKHTADESHSLKTSNDNYTKKNQVLEEELEEADKNLKETTEKLRETDIKAEQLERKVASLEQEKEEWERKYEELTEQHLAAKSELDEISQQLEAI